One Rossellomorea aquimaris DNA window includes the following coding sequences:
- the crtI gene encoding phytoene desaturase family protein, translating into MKKKVIVVGGGLGGMSTAIRLASEGFDVTIVEKGERLGGKLNKREGKGFSFDTGPSILTMPWVLEKVFAHASRDLNDYVDIIRVEPGWRTFFEDGKVLDVSSDLPTMLEEIKKTSPEDANNFFNYLSYCGKMYELTMKSFYKKSINGLQDLRTMHPVKELLQMDPMKSMDAANRKFIKDKHLQQLFNFLIMYVGSSPYHAPAIMSQLTHVQLGMGVHYVKGGMYKIAEAMAKVLEELDVEIRLNCEVEDILTTGSRAEGIRTKIGEELMADIVVSNLEAIPCYKSLLADYHESPKEVEELSKYAPTVSGLVLLLGVDRKYDHLAHHNFFFSKDPKKEFRQIFEENKLADDPTIYIGISSKSDPTQAPEGKENLFVLTHVPPLKEGEDWTQYKESYRLKVLDKLEEMGVTNLRDHIEYEYTFTPNDLQTLYGANGGSIYGTVTDRKLNGGFKIPNKSRVLSNVYFVGGSTHPGGGVPMVSLSGQLTAELIINEQVKVNRFIG; encoded by the coding sequence ATGAAGAAGAAAGTGATAGTAGTAGGTGGCGGATTAGGAGGTATGTCAACAGCGATCCGTCTTGCCTCAGAAGGATTTGACGTGACCATTGTTGAAAAAGGGGAAAGACTTGGTGGAAAATTAAACAAAAGAGAAGGAAAAGGTTTTTCTTTCGATACTGGACCATCAATCCTTACGATGCCGTGGGTACTGGAAAAAGTTTTTGCTCATGCAAGCCGTGATCTGAATGATTATGTGGATATTATCAGAGTGGAGCCGGGCTGGAGGACATTCTTTGAAGACGGGAAGGTCCTGGATGTATCTTCGGACCTTCCAACGATGTTAGAAGAAATAAAAAAGACATCCCCGGAGGATGCGAATAATTTCTTTAACTATTTAAGCTACTGTGGAAAAATGTATGAGCTCACAATGAAAAGCTTCTATAAAAAGAGCATCAATGGCTTGCAGGACCTACGCACGATGCATCCGGTCAAAGAATTACTGCAAATGGATCCGATGAAATCCATGGATGCTGCAAATCGTAAATTCATTAAAGACAAGCATTTGCAGCAGCTGTTTAATTTCCTGATCATGTACGTCGGTTCGTCACCTTACCATGCACCAGCCATCATGTCACAGCTTACACATGTTCAGTTGGGGATGGGAGTCCATTACGTAAAGGGGGGAATGTATAAAATTGCAGAGGCGATGGCCAAGGTGTTGGAGGAACTCGATGTAGAGATTCGCTTAAATTGTGAAGTTGAGGATATTCTTACCACTGGCAGCCGTGCTGAAGGAATACGTACGAAAATAGGAGAAGAGCTGATGGCGGACATCGTGGTATCGAATTTAGAGGCGATCCCTTGCTACAAATCCCTTTTGGCTGATTATCATGAGTCTCCTAAGGAAGTCGAAGAACTAAGCAAGTATGCCCCTACGGTTTCAGGTTTGGTTCTGCTGCTAGGGGTAGACCGTAAATATGATCATCTTGCTCACCATAACTTCTTTTTCAGCAAGGATCCTAAAAAAGAATTCAGGCAAATCTTCGAAGAGAATAAGCTGGCTGATGATCCGACGATTTATATTGGTATCTCGTCGAAATCGGATCCTACACAGGCTCCTGAAGGAAAAGAAAACCTGTTTGTGTTGACACACGTGCCACCATTAAAAGAGGGTGAGGATTGGACTCAATACAAAGAATCTTATCGACTCAAAGTGCTGGATAAGCTGGAGGAAATGGGCGTAACCAATCTGAGGGATCATATTGAATACGAATATACCTTCACTCCTAACGACCTTCAAACCCTTTACGGGGCGAATGGTGGTTCAATCTATGGGACTGTCACAGACCGAAAGCTTAATGGAGGCTTCAAGATTCCGAATAAGAGCAGAGTGCTCTCTAATGTGTACTTCGTGGGAGGTTCAACCCATCCAGGTGGAGGTGTGCCGATGGTCTCACTTTCAGGACAACTGACAGCGGAACTGATCATTAATGAACAAGTGAAGGTGAATCGATTCATTGGTTAA
- a CDS encoding glycosyltransferase has translation MYIWLGSIILTVFLFTRIPTVKKSIHVRNSFLVKKCSIIIPARNEEQTIGNLLSSIQKQFIQPFEVIVVNDGSKDRTKAIAEEFGATVVDTPPLPNGWNGKSWACWNGAEASKGEFLLFVDSDTWFEQAGLLRICETYQQQQCQGVLSIHPFHKMNSGYETLSMMFHLIVFASTSVTHLLSGLVRPSGGFGQCFLCTRDVYWRIGGHEAIKGDMVEHFALSKRAKKSGELVEAVSGRNAISMRMYGNGLSELFYGWSKSFASGAKSTNIILLGLSSLWITSLASFLIHSPEMVWTDPYIYMIQYLFLSVYLYFILSRIGNFTIFETLLFPAHILFFVMTFSHSVFTTFLTKKTKWKDRYIYLEKGKDEKMK, from the coding sequence ATGTATATTTGGTTAGGGTCTATTATTCTTACCGTTTTCCTTTTTACTAGAATCCCTACAGTCAAAAAGTCCATTCATGTAAGGAATAGTTTTCTCGTAAAAAAATGCTCCATCATCATTCCTGCCAGAAATGAAGAACAGACAATTGGAAATCTATTATCGAGTATTCAGAAGCAATTTATTCAGCCGTTTGAAGTGATCGTGGTAAATGATGGATCGAAGGATCGTACGAAGGCAATAGCTGAAGAGTTCGGTGCAACAGTCGTGGATACTCCCCCTCTTCCAAATGGATGGAACGGAAAATCTTGGGCTTGTTGGAATGGGGCGGAAGCATCTAAGGGTGAATTCTTATTGTTTGTTGACTCAGATACATGGTTCGAGCAAGCAGGACTTCTAAGGATTTGCGAGACTTATCAACAACAGCAATGTCAAGGAGTTCTGAGCATTCATCCCTTTCATAAGATGAATAGTGGATATGAGACTTTATCCATGATGTTCCATTTAATCGTATTCGCCTCAACGAGTGTCACTCATCTCCTATCCGGGTTGGTCAGACCTTCTGGTGGGTTTGGTCAGTGCTTCCTGTGTACAAGAGATGTATATTGGCGAATTGGTGGGCACGAAGCAATCAAAGGAGATATGGTGGAGCATTTTGCTTTAAGTAAACGTGCAAAAAAAAGTGGAGAATTAGTAGAAGCAGTCAGCGGAAGAAATGCCATATCCATGAGAATGTATGGGAACGGATTGAGTGAGTTATTCTACGGGTGGTCGAAGAGTTTCGCTTCCGGGGCAAAATCGACAAACATCATACTTTTGGGACTATCTTCTTTGTGGATTACCTCACTCGCTTCTTTTCTCATACATTCGCCGGAAATGGTATGGACAGACCCATATATTTATATGATTCAGTACTTATTTTTAAGTGTTTACTTGTATTTCATTCTTAGCAGGATTGGAAATTTTACTATTTTTGAGACGCTTCTATTCCCAGCCCATATTCTATTTTTCGTGATGACCTTCTCCCACTCTGTGTTTACAACATTTTTGACGAAAAAAACAAAGTGGAAGGATCGATACATTTATTTAGAGAAAGGAAAGGATGAAAAGATGAAATGA
- a CDS encoding MFS transporter, with product MGKRTTASHNIRMLFWISFFGTISFLQPVLTLFYFERGLTSSQILILLMFWSGAVLIGEVPTGMFADRFGAKYSFLFGSVLKIISIMLLLFAYDPWMFFLYSFINGFSVTFFSGADEALIYDSLKESNEENRMDHAIGKIQSATFISMLIAVIFGSYLAKDLADNQFNLLIILGLVFHLIEVFFVLKIKQPSMDSFKRENPFSQIKSGLRVIRQAPELLLMFLNVTLVFIPAGAVYQYFDQPLMKEAGLPVYLIGVFYAISAVMGYFASNSIGWMTAKVSRVKLMIVSGLLAVIGLLLSALFGSSLWIVLGSFFVLRLVRAIRYPIYAQLSNDLIPSGIRATTISLLSIVDSVLDLVVFGVLSTIAVTGYSTVLIGCAFIALIGTILPIKSVSMQKAQQNVKQIES from the coding sequence ATGGGCAAACGAACGACTGCATCCCATAATATCCGGATGCTATTTTGGATTTCTTTTTTTGGTACGATCAGTTTTCTTCAACCAGTCTTGACTTTATTCTATTTTGAAAGAGGATTAACTTCTTCTCAAATTTTGATTCTACTCATGTTTTGGAGTGGAGCTGTACTAATTGGAGAAGTTCCAACCGGAATGTTTGCTGACCGGTTTGGGGCAAAATATTCATTCTTGTTTGGTTCTGTGCTTAAAATCATTAGTATAATGCTCCTTTTATTCGCATATGATCCTTGGATGTTTTTCTTATACAGCTTTATAAATGGGTTTAGCGTGACTTTTTTTTCGGGGGCCGACGAGGCACTAATTTATGACTCGCTCAAAGAATCCAATGAAGAAAATCGCATGGATCACGCAATTGGCAAAATTCAATCTGCTACATTTATCAGTATGTTGATTGCGGTTATATTCGGTTCTTATTTAGCTAAAGATTTAGCTGACAATCAATTTAATTTACTCATTATCTTAGGCTTGGTCTTCCATTTAATAGAGGTATTCTTCGTTCTCAAAATTAAGCAGCCCTCTATGGACTCCTTCAAAAGAGAGAATCCTTTTTCACAAATTAAAAGTGGTCTGCGCGTGATTCGTCAAGCACCGGAACTTTTGCTGATGTTTCTAAACGTAACATTGGTCTTCATTCCTGCAGGAGCTGTTTATCAATACTTCGATCAGCCCTTGATGAAGGAAGCAGGATTGCCCGTTTATTTAATTGGTGTTTTTTATGCCATTTCGGCAGTCATGGGTTATTTTGCTTCTAATTCCATTGGGTGGATGACTGCAAAGGTTTCGAGGGTGAAGCTTATGATTGTATCTGGTTTGTTAGCCGTAATAGGTTTACTGTTATCCGCTTTATTCGGTTCATCATTATGGATTGTTCTGGGATCTTTTTTCGTTTTAAGACTGGTTCGAGCCATCCGTTACCCGATATACGCTCAATTAAGCAATGATTTGATACCGTCCGGGATCAGGGCGACAACAATTTCCTTGCTTTCCATTGTAGATTCCGTCCTGGACCTTGTCGTTTTCGGAGTGTTATCTACAATTGCAGTAACAGGATATTCAACTGTATTGATCGGTTGTGCATTCATCGCATTGATAGGCACGATCCTGCCTATTAAATCCGTAAGTATGCAGAAAGCCCAGCAAAATGTGAAACAAATAGAATCATAA
- a CDS encoding S1-like domain-containing RNA-binding protein yields MSSLKPGTVVDLFVDHEVPYGFFLTNEIDRVLLHHSEITEEIQEGDTVKVFLYHDKDVRLTATMRIPKVQVGAYGWAEVVDKREDLGVFVNIGLPKDILVSADDLPKFLELWPNPGDQLFLTLNRDKQDRLYGRLATENIIEQVSRRASTEMMNAKVQGRVYRLLRVGTFFLSEQGYRCFVHENERKAEPRLGELVEGRVIDVKDDGNLNVSFLPLKQDKMLDDAEVILEYLAERNGSIPFWDKSQPDDIKDRFNMSKASFKRALGKLMKEDRVYQEEGWTYLKK; encoded by the coding sequence ATGTCTTCTTTAAAACCAGGTACGGTAGTGGATTTATTCGTTGATCATGAAGTACCTTATGGTTTCTTTCTAACGAATGAAATAGATCGTGTGCTTTTGCACCATTCTGAAATAACAGAAGAAATTCAAGAAGGAGATACTGTGAAGGTATTTCTTTATCATGATAAGGATGTTCGCCTTACAGCGACAATGCGTATCCCTAAAGTACAAGTAGGTGCTTACGGATGGGCTGAGGTAGTGGATAAACGGGAGGATTTAGGTGTTTTCGTTAACATTGGCCTTCCTAAGGATATTTTAGTCTCAGCAGATGATCTTCCTAAATTCCTGGAACTTTGGCCAAACCCGGGTGATCAGTTGTTTTTAACACTGAATCGCGATAAGCAGGACCGCTTATACGGACGATTAGCCACTGAAAATATCATTGAGCAGGTGTCTAGAAGAGCATCTACAGAAATGATGAACGCAAAAGTGCAAGGACGTGTGTATCGACTGCTTAGAGTCGGAACCTTCTTCTTATCCGAACAAGGATATCGATGCTTCGTTCATGAGAATGAACGCAAAGCGGAACCAAGACTGGGAGAGCTGGTTGAAGGGAGAGTCATCGACGTTAAGGATGACGGGAACTTAAATGTATCTTTCTTACCGTTAAAGCAGGACAAAATGCTGGATGATGCGGAGGTCATTCTGGAGTATCTTGCAGAAAGGAATGGATCTATTCCTTTTTGGGATAAGAGCCAGCCGGATGACATCAAAGATCGCTTTAATATGAGCAAAGCATCCTTCAAACGAGCCCTTGGAAAACTCATGAAGGAAGACCGGGTTTATCAAGAAGAAGGCTGGACTTACTTAAAAAAGTAA
- a CDS encoding NCS2 family permease yields the protein MKTFFQFTERGTTYRKETLAGVTTFLSMAYILVVNPIILSQAGMDKGALFTATALSAIVGSLLIGILANFPIGIAPSMGLNSFFTFSVCIGMGVPWEIALTGVFVAGIIFMILSVMKIREKIINVIPQDLKYAIAGGIGFFVAFIGFKNAGLVVANPETFVSIGNLSSPATLLAVFGFVITLMMLVRGIRGGIFYGMVATTVLGMITGKIEVPHSIIGKVPSLEPTFGVVFTHLGDIFTLEILAVIFTFLFVAFFDTAGALIAVASQAGIMKDNKIPNAGRALLADSASGVAGAIFGTSTTASFVESSAGVAVGGRTGFTSIVIAFCFSIALFFSPILSVITPEVTAPALIIVGALMATEVRHINWSRLEIVIPTFVTIIMMPLTFSVATGIALGFVLYPLAMISLKKWKDVHPIMYILCVLFIVYFAFS from the coding sequence ATGAAAACATTCTTTCAATTTACTGAAAGAGGAACAACTTATAGAAAAGAAACGTTAGCAGGGGTAACGACCTTCCTTTCAATGGCTTATATACTTGTCGTCAATCCAATCATTCTTAGTCAGGCGGGAATGGATAAAGGCGCTTTATTTACGGCTACTGCCCTGTCGGCGATTGTAGGGTCCCTTTTGATTGGGATACTTGCAAACTTTCCGATAGGTATCGCTCCCAGCATGGGACTTAACTCTTTCTTTACCTTTTCTGTATGCATAGGAATGGGCGTTCCATGGGAAATTGCACTGACCGGAGTATTTGTGGCAGGCATCATCTTTATGATCTTAAGTGTCATGAAAATACGCGAGAAAATCATCAATGTCATTCCACAGGATCTAAAATATGCGATTGCAGGTGGAATTGGATTCTTCGTAGCGTTTATAGGCTTTAAAAATGCGGGACTTGTGGTTGCCAATCCAGAAACATTTGTCTCAATCGGAAATCTTTCTTCTCCTGCTACACTGCTTGCAGTTTTCGGATTCGTAATTACATTGATGATGCTAGTTAGGGGCATTCGAGGCGGAATATTTTACGGAATGGTAGCAACCACTGTCCTCGGTATGATTACAGGGAAGATCGAGGTGCCTCACTCCATTATTGGCAAGGTTCCTAGCTTAGAGCCTACATTTGGAGTTGTTTTTACTCATTTAGGTGACATTTTCACCCTTGAAATTTTGGCGGTGATCTTCACATTCCTATTTGTAGCTTTCTTTGACACTGCAGGGGCATTGATTGCTGTTGCCAGTCAAGCGGGGATAATGAAAGATAATAAGATTCCGAATGCAGGTAGAGCTCTTTTAGCTGATTCTGCTTCAGGAGTCGCGGGAGCGATCTTCGGGACTTCAACGACAGCCTCCTTTGTAGAATCCTCTGCAGGAGTGGCCGTTGGAGGCAGAACGGGATTCACTTCAATAGTGATTGCTTTTTGTTTCTCTATCGCTCTCTTCTTTTCTCCCATATTATCTGTTATTACTCCTGAGGTGACAGCACCAGCATTGATCATTGTAGGTGCTTTAATGGCTACCGAAGTAAGGCACATTAACTGGAGTCGCTTGGAAATCGTTATTCCTACATTTGTAACCATCATTATGATGCCCTTAACCTTCAGTGTTGCAACCGGGATTGCCTTAGGATTTGTCCTTTATCCATTAGCGATGATTTCGTTGAAAAAATGGAAAGACGTTCATCCGATCATGTATATCCTTTGCGTGTTATTCATTGTTTACTTTGCTTTTTCTTAA
- a CDS encoding MFS transporter encodes MAQVAVKPLQNPTIYGILIAISSGHFINDTLQAVVPAMFPIIEKSLQLSYTQIGWIAFALNMTSSLLQPVFGYYADIRSKPYLLPLGMLSSLIGLVGFALSGHFLWIILSVLFIGFGSAIFHPEGSRVAYMAAGNRRGLAQSIYQVGGNTGQSLAPLITAFIFVPFGQKGALWFSIVALLGIIVLFHVSNWYSEQLRSNEKMNRHNRTNVKKKPIHRRIKWALVLVVFLVFARSWYGAGLSNYYQFYLIEDYGLSIKEAQAYIFVFMFAGVLGTFLGGPLADRFGKRNIIFFSMLGAAPLTLALPYLSLSVVYPFIFCIGFILSSSFSVIVVYAQDLLPHKIGMVSGLTVGLAFGMGAVGAVIFGGLADLFTIRFVMILCSFLPLLGMMTFLLPTDETVRNLHKHP; translated from the coding sequence TTGGCTCAAGTAGCTGTGAAACCACTGCAGAATCCTACTATTTACGGTATTCTAATAGCCATTAGCTCTGGTCATTTTATAAATGATACGTTACAGGCAGTTGTTCCGGCCATGTTTCCGATCATTGAGAAGTCCTTGCAACTGAGTTATACCCAAATCGGCTGGATTGCATTTGCACTCAATATGACATCTTCATTGTTGCAGCCAGTATTCGGTTATTATGCGGATATACGTTCAAAACCTTACTTACTTCCATTAGGAATGCTATCAAGCTTAATTGGTTTGGTTGGCTTTGCTTTATCGGGCCATTTTTTATGGATAATCTTATCTGTGTTATTCATAGGATTCGGCTCTGCCATCTTTCATCCCGAAGGTTCCAGGGTAGCATACATGGCAGCCGGAAACCGCAGGGGCCTGGCTCAATCGATTTATCAGGTAGGAGGGAATACCGGGCAGTCTCTTGCCCCATTGATTACGGCATTTATTTTTGTTCCATTCGGTCAAAAAGGGGCTTTGTGGTTTTCCATTGTAGCACTCCTGGGAATCATTGTTTTATTTCATGTATCCAATTGGTACTCGGAACAATTACGTTCTAATGAAAAGATGAACCGACATAACAGAACAAACGTGAAGAAAAAACCGATTCATAGAAGAATTAAATGGGCATTGGTATTAGTAGTGTTTTTAGTGTTTGCCCGTTCGTGGTATGGAGCTGGTTTATCCAATTACTACCAGTTTTATTTAATTGAAGATTATGGTCTTTCAATTAAAGAAGCGCAAGCATATATTTTTGTATTTATGTTTGCGGGAGTACTGGGAACCTTCTTGGGAGGGCCGCTGGCAGACCGTTTTGGAAAAAGGAATATCATTTTCTTTTCAATGTTAGGTGCTGCCCCGTTAACCCTTGCTTTACCTTACTTATCTTTAAGTGTTGTATATCCATTTATCTTTTGCATCGGGTTTATTTTGTCTTCAAGCTTTAGTGTAATCGTTGTGTATGCACAAGATCTCTTGCCACACAAAATTGGCATGGTATCAGGACTGACCGTTGGACTTGCCTTTGGTATGGGAGCTGTAGGTGCAGTCATCTTCGGGGGACTCGCAGATCTATTCACCATTCGTTTCGTCATGATCCTTTGCAGCTTTCTCCCACTACTAGGGATGATGACCTTCCTGCTGCCTACCGACGAAACTGTTCGAAATCTTCATAAACATCCATAG
- a CDS encoding YhcN/YlaJ family sporulation lipoprotein — translation MKKYLLISLLGLMFMSIATGCGMGNDMNEEGQEMNNRNLEKVNYKNDQANRDYVNNREYVNDGTRRENYSLAEKEANKVTGLNEVKSAYVLTTEQNAYVAAVLEDKMNGKVSKDLEKKISDQVKSQNGNIKNVYISTNPDFTDRMRDYADKAENGKPIEGLGEEMADMLKRVFPNRG, via the coding sequence TTGAAAAAATATCTATTGATTTCCCTTTTGGGATTAATGTTCATGAGTATTGCAACAGGTTGCGGTATGGGGAATGACATGAATGAAGAAGGACAAGAAATGAACAACCGTAATTTGGAAAAAGTGAACTACAAAAACGATCAGGCTAATCGTGATTATGTGAATAATCGTGAGTATGTAAATGACGGGACAAGGAGAGAAAATTATTCTCTGGCCGAAAAAGAGGCAAATAAAGTAACCGGTCTTAATGAAGTAAAAAGCGCTTATGTTTTGACAACAGAACAAAACGCGTATGTAGCGGCGGTACTTGAAGATAAAATGAATGGAAAAGTTTCGAAGGACTTGGAGAAAAAGATCTCGGATCAAGTAAAAAGTCAAAACGGAAATATAAAGAATGTTTATATTTCAACAAATCCTGATTTCACTGATCGTATGAGGGATTATGCAGACAAAGCCGAGAACGGAAAACCGATTGAGGGTCTGGGAGAAGAAATGGCAGATATGCTGAAACGCGTTTTTCCGAACAGAGGGTAA
- a CDS encoding ZIP family metal transporter, with translation MFQAALWGGIASISLLIGAVIGIYLHISKRIVAYIMALGTGLIIGSATFDLLSEAEGKANLLHLTSMFLLGALLFTLFEIFISKKGGSERKRSRKNPHGHSGLAIYVGTIMDAIPESIIIGVSFIGDQPIQWVFIIAIFISNLPESLSSSIGFKLDQYSTSKILTLWGSVVVLSSLSSLLGYILLQDASESISYIIGAFGAGGLLAMVSSTMLPEAFEEGGPIVGFLSSLGIILSYILTNLT, from the coding sequence ATGTTTCAGGCTGCTTTATGGGGAGGGATTGCCAGCATATCCTTACTAATCGGAGCTGTTATAGGAATTTATTTGCACATATCAAAACGAATTGTCGCTTATATTATGGCATTAGGAACCGGTTTGATCATAGGGTCTGCCACCTTTGATTTACTAAGTGAGGCAGAAGGCAAAGCCAACCTGCTCCATCTCACATCTATGTTTTTACTTGGGGCGCTCTTATTCACTCTTTTCGAAATCTTCATTTCTAAAAAAGGTGGAAGTGAAAGAAAGAGGTCAAGGAAGAATCCTCATGGCCACTCAGGATTAGCAATATATGTAGGAACCATAATGGATGCAATACCCGAATCCATCATTATTGGTGTCAGCTTTATAGGAGACCAACCTATACAATGGGTGTTTATCATCGCCATTTTCATCAGTAACTTACCTGAATCATTATCAAGCAGTATCGGTTTCAAGCTTGATCAATATAGTACAAGTAAAATTCTTACCCTCTGGGGAAGCGTAGTCGTTCTCTCATCCCTTAGCTCCTTGCTCGGGTATATACTCTTACAGGATGCGTCGGAAAGCATATCTTACATAATCGGAGCGTTCGGGGCAGGCGGATTATTAGCCATGGTATCCTCTACGATGCTGCCAGAGGCGTTTGAAGAAGGAGGGCCCATTGTTGGATTTCTGTCTTCATTAGGTATCATACTTTCTTATATACTGACAAACTTGACGTAA
- a CDS encoding endonuclease MutS2 produces the protein MNEKTFQTLEFNKVKEELSRYALTEEGKKELMSIMPSTNKRQIEMRLDEVTEAVRILEISSSIPIHALDGVENIIANLNKGVPLRPDQFTSLYYFLDACKKIKKFMEDKRWVAPRVSSYVYSIEEIPEIGEEINRCIRNGRVDDHASKELLRIRKQMGIQEDRLKDKIQAIVKSAKYKSFLQESIVSQRNGRYVLPIKKEYKGKMKGSVLDSSASGSTLYIEPEELSIQQDQLLFYKLEEDREVENILWMLTGLVQTYEPQLKLAIETMVHYDVLFAKAKYSRSIEGVSAIVNENHQIHLTNAVHPLLGKQAVPLSIQMGGDFHALVITGPNTGGKTVAIKTVGLLTLMTQCGLHIPAEKGSEISIYQDILLDIGDGQSLQQNLSTFSSHIKNIIEILMDTNDRTLVLLDELGSGTDPLEGMGLATAILDQLYEKGATILATTHYSEIKHFAEEHEGFVNGSMEFNIDTLQPTYKLIVGKGGESQAFAIALKLGMHPEIIEKAHEITYREKKCYDLGEIDYHVKKEMEKQVIVNKYKKRNHSKSSSKGESRGRLFNKGDNVKISTSGEFGIVYEGPDDRGDYTVQIKSEKRLINHKRLELYISSKELYPDDYDFDIIFNSKENRKKDKLMGKRFVEGLTIDHEE, from the coding sequence TTGAACGAAAAGACGTTTCAAACATTAGAATTTAACAAAGTCAAGGAAGAACTTTCACGGTATGCCCTTACAGAAGAAGGGAAAAAGGAATTAATGAGTATAATGCCATCAACCAACAAGCGCCAAATTGAAATGCGTTTAGATGAAGTAACAGAAGCCGTAAGAATCCTGGAGATAAGTTCGAGTATACCAATTCATGCTTTGGATGGCGTGGAAAACATTATAGCAAACCTGAATAAAGGGGTGCCTTTGAGACCGGATCAATTTACAAGCCTCTATTATTTTCTGGATGCGTGTAAAAAAATCAAAAAATTCATGGAGGATAAAAGGTGGGTGGCTCCAAGGGTATCTTCATATGTTTATTCGATTGAAGAGATCCCTGAGATTGGGGAAGAAATCAATCGATGCATCCGTAATGGCAGAGTGGACGATCACGCTAGTAAAGAGTTGTTAAGAATTAGAAAACAAATGGGGATTCAAGAGGATCGGTTAAAGGACAAAATTCAAGCAATTGTAAAGTCAGCTAAGTATAAATCATTCTTACAGGAATCGATTGTTAGTCAGAGAAATGGCAGGTATGTTCTCCCCATCAAGAAAGAATATAAAGGAAAAATGAAAGGATCCGTTTTGGATTCATCTGCTTCAGGATCGACTCTCTATATTGAACCTGAGGAATTAAGCATTCAGCAAGATCAGCTTTTATTTTATAAACTTGAGGAAGACCGTGAAGTTGAAAACATCCTCTGGATGCTAACAGGGCTGGTTCAAACGTACGAACCACAATTAAAGTTGGCGATTGAAACGATGGTGCATTACGATGTCCTATTTGCAAAGGCGAAATATAGCCGGTCCATTGAAGGTGTGAGCGCCATAGTAAATGAAAATCACCAAATACATTTAACAAATGCGGTTCATCCCCTGCTTGGAAAACAGGCAGTACCACTATCCATTCAGATGGGTGGGGACTTTCATGCGTTAGTCATAACCGGACCGAATACTGGAGGTAAGACAGTCGCAATTAAAACGGTGGGCCTTCTCACCCTCATGACCCAATGCGGTCTTCATATTCCGGCAGAAAAGGGTAGTGAAATCAGTATTTATCAAGATATTCTTTTAGATATAGGAGATGGTCAAAGCCTTCAGCAAAATTTAAGCACATTCAGCTCTCATATAAAAAATATTATCGAGATATTAATGGATACAAATGACCGAACCTTGGTCCTCTTAGATGAGCTTGGTTCCGGTACGGATCCCCTTGAAGGAATGGGGCTCGCCACAGCCATCCTGGATCAATTATATGAAAAAGGAGCCACGATACTCGCAACTACCCATTACAGTGAAATAAAGCATTTCGCAGAAGAGCATGAAGGTTTCGTCAATGGGAGTATGGAATTCAATATTGATACATTACAACCTACGTATAAGCTCATAGTGGGTAAGGGGGGGGAGAGTCAAGCATTTGCCATTGCATTAAAGCTGGGAATGCACCCTGAGATCATTGAAAAAGCCCATGAAATTACGTATAGGGAAAAGAAATGCTATGACCTGGGAGAAATCGATTATCATGTGAAGAAGGAAATGGAAAAGCAGGTTATCGTAAACAAATATAAAAAAAGGAACCATAGTAAATCTTCATCAAAGGGGGAGAGTAGAGGTCGATTATTTAATAAAGGTGACAATGTCAAGATTTCAACGAGTGGAGAATTCGGGATTGTATATGAAGGACCAGATGATAGAGGAGATTACACGGTGCAAATTAAAAGTGAAAAGAGATTAATTAATCATAAACGTCTGGAGCTTTATATTTCCTCGAAGGAGCTATACCCCGATGATTATGATTTTGATATTATCTTTAACAGTAAAGAAAACCGGAAAAAAGATAAGCTGATGGGAAAACGATTTGTTGAAGGTTTAACCATAGATCATGAAGAATAA